A portion of the Leptospira noumeaensis genome contains these proteins:
- a CDS encoding cation:proton antiporter produces MKTRSSFFYGFTILLFGSLGYYLLQAGSLLEVTKNILPISNEHLDAENFFNRFHHPLALLFLQIIIVCGAARFVGYVFSRKLKQPSVMGEIVAGILLGPSLLGYYFPETMGFLFPPASLPTLGTLSQIGLVLFMFIIGMELDLSVLKNKAHSAIVISHASIIFPFFLGMILAYYFYTDYAPENVGFLSFSLFMGIAMSITAFPVLARILQERNLTRTPLGAMVLTCAAADDITAWILLAIIVTISKAGNLNTALFTVGLSFAYILTMIYLVAPFLKRLGSIYISRENLTRTAVALILMILFLSSLATEVIGIHALFGAFLAGVIMPAEGNLKKLIAEKIEDIAVILFLPIFFVITGLRTEIGLLNGSHLWLVFGLVIIVAVVGKFVGSAFAAKVSGSNWEDALSIGALMNTRGLMELVVLNIGYDLGILSPEIFAVFVLMALVTTLSTGPLLDGIQKFFSKSEKRTVSEKPVDHKLRVLVAFAQEKMGKSLVRFAYSLTGNQKKNLEITALHISPNDSLSNEEIRRYRDASFEAIRQTGSSLGVKVQTEYRITDNVTYEIVNFAKIKHTDILLIGAAKPLFSRSYTGGKIKGILNYCPATVGVLIDMGLESVEKVAILYKGEKDPILGFAQKLTSLKGMKSNKIKVEDLVQPETDLNPYPISINKITGYSLILIDLNVWEEMGFEKMDLLPTSFLLVRFLGT; encoded by the coding sequence ATGAAAACGCGTTCTTCTTTTTTTTATGGATTCACCATACTACTGTTTGGTTCTCTTGGCTATTATCTTTTGCAAGCAGGGAGTTTACTCGAAGTCACAAAAAATATTCTCCCTATTTCCAATGAACATCTAGATGCGGAAAACTTTTTCAATCGCTTTCATCACCCCTTAGCACTCCTTTTCCTTCAAATCATCATTGTTTGTGGGGCCGCAAGATTTGTTGGGTATGTTTTTTCTAGAAAACTCAAACAACCTTCGGTGATGGGAGAAATTGTTGCAGGTATTTTACTTGGGCCATCACTTCTTGGTTATTACTTCCCAGAAACTATGGGATTTTTGTTTCCACCAGCAAGCCTTCCCACTCTCGGAACACTAAGCCAAATTGGTTTGGTTCTATTTATGTTCATCATCGGGATGGAACTTGATCTATCCGTTTTAAAAAACAAAGCACACTCCGCCATTGTGATTAGCCATGCCAGTATCATTTTCCCCTTTTTCTTAGGGATGATTTTGGCTTATTATTTTTATACAGACTATGCACCGGAGAATGTAGGTTTTTTATCTTTTTCCCTTTTTATGGGAATTGCCATGAGTATCACTGCTTTCCCAGTCCTCGCAAGAATCCTCCAAGAAAGAAATCTTACAAGGACACCTCTTGGCGCGATGGTTCTCACTTGTGCTGCCGCCGATGATATCACCGCTTGGATCTTACTTGCAATCATTGTTACTATCTCTAAAGCCGGAAATCTCAACACGGCCCTTTTCACCGTTGGGTTATCTTTTGCATACATCCTAACAATGATTTATCTAGTGGCTCCCTTTCTCAAACGATTAGGATCCATATATATCTCCAGAGAAAATTTAACAAGAACAGCTGTTGCCCTCATCTTAATGATTTTATTCTTATCTTCTCTTGCAACAGAAGTCATAGGAATTCACGCTTTATTTGGAGCTTTCCTTGCAGGTGTGATTATGCCAGCAGAAGGAAATCTTAAAAAACTCATCGCAGAAAAAATAGAAGATATTGCTGTCATTTTGTTTCTCCCGATTTTCTTTGTGATCACAGGACTTCGAACAGAGATTGGACTCCTCAATGGATCTCACCTTTGGTTGGTGTTTGGTCTTGTCATCATAGTGGCGGTTGTTGGAAAATTTGTGGGAAGTGCGTTTGCCGCCAAAGTTTCCGGATCCAACTGGGAAGATGCCCTTTCTATCGGTGCTCTTATGAACACTCGCGGTCTTATGGAACTTGTGGTTCTCAATATTGGATATGATTTGGGAATTTTAAGTCCCGAGATTTTTGCAGTATTTGTGTTAATGGCACTTGTAACCACTCTTTCGACAGGCCCACTTTTAGATGGGATTCAAAAGTTTTTTTCTAAATCAGAAAAACGAACTGTTTCCGAAAAACCCGTTGATCACAAGTTGCGGGTGTTAGTTGCTTTTGCTCAAGAAAAAATGGGAAAAAGTTTGGTTCGATTTGCTTATTCTCTGACTGGAAACCAGAAGAAAAATTTAGAAATCACTGCCCTCCACATTTCACCTAACGACTCACTTTCCAATGAAGAAATTCGTCGTTACCGTGATGCAAGTTTTGAAGCCATTCGCCAAACGGGTTCTAGTTTGGGAGTAAAAGTCCAAACAGAATATCGGATCACAGACAATGTCACTTATGAAATTGTCAATTTTGCCAAAATCAAACATACAGATATTTTACTGATCGGTGCTGCCAAACCGCTATTTTCTCGCAGTTATACGGGAGGAAAAATCAAAGGAATCCTCAATTACTGTCCGGCAACTGTTGGGGTTTTAATAGACATGGGCCTCGAATCTGTAGAAAAAGTCGCCATCCTCTACAAAGGGGAAAAAGATCCCATCCTTGGTTTTGCTCAAAAACTAACATCCCTCAAAGGAATGAAGTCGAACAAAATCAAGGTGGAAGACCTAGTACAACCCGAAACAGATCTAAATCCCTATCCCATCTCCATAAACAAAATCACTGGGTATTCATTGATTCTCATTGATCTGAATGTTTGGGAAGAAATGGGGTTTGAGAAAATGGATCTTCTCCCAACTTCATTTCTTTTAGTTCGTTTTTTAGGCACCTAA
- a CDS encoding nucleoside-diphosphate kinase — protein MERTFIMLKPDAVKNKHIGDILQRIEKEGFKILGMKFLKLSLEDAKQFYAVHAARPFYNDLCTYMASGPIVACALERDNAVAHWRDVIGATDPKEAKAGTIRALFAESKEANAVHGSDSVANALQEIAFFFKGYELN, from the coding sequence ATGGAAAGAACTTTTATTATGCTTAAACCCGATGCTGTGAAAAACAAACACATCGGTGACATCCTTCAAAGAATTGAAAAAGAAGGATTTAAAATCCTAGGAATGAAATTCCTAAAACTCAGCCTCGAAGACGCTAAACAATTTTATGCGGTTCACGCAGCTCGTCCATTTTACAATGACCTTTGCACATACATGGCATCTGGTCCGATCGTTGCCTGCGCTCTTGAAAGAGACAACGCCGTAGCTCATTGGAGAGATGTAATTGGTGCCACTGATCCAAAAGAAGCAAAAGCGGGAACCATTCGTGCACTCTTTGCAGAAAGCAAAGAAGCAAATGCAGTTCACGGTTCTGACTCTGTAGCAAACGCACTCCAAGAAATTGCGTTTTTCTTCAAAGGGTATGAACTTAACTAA
- a CDS encoding polyprenyl synthetase family protein — MPIHFSDILKNSKQLFDSFFESYTEELFQPRTRITDACLYSLKAGGKRIRPIFVFNSFFDPSQIPTKPNLNEHLSVYLAALAVECIHTYSLIHDDLPAMDNDDTRRGMPTCHIQFDEATAILAGDTLNSLSFYLLSLFENTDSAAIRDSIQILHKGAGMNGMILGQMEDIEEEKNSSVTDKESKLSSIHTKKTGALIEASFLLGNRLRPDWKERESIISSYAKEIGLLFQITDDILDVEGNLEDLGKTPGKDAKAGKLTYPSLYGMETTKRFRDESVTKAISLVANISSLNNEFFLGLPKYIAERKN; from the coding sequence GTGCCCATTCACTTTTCTGATATTTTAAAAAACTCCAAACAACTCTTTGATTCTTTTTTTGAATCTTATACCGAAGAATTGTTCCAACCGCGCACTCGCATAACAGATGCTTGTTTGTATAGTCTCAAAGCTGGTGGGAAAAGAATCCGACCAATTTTTGTATTCAATTCTTTTTTTGATCCCTCCCAAATCCCAACAAAACCAAATTTAAATGAACATCTCTCTGTTTATTTAGCGGCCCTTGCTGTAGAATGCATTCATACCTATTCTCTCATCCATGATGATTTACCAGCAATGGACAATGATGACACAAGACGCGGAATGCCTACTTGCCACATCCAATTTGATGAAGCCACAGCCATCCTTGCGGGTGACACACTAAACTCTTTGAGTTTTTATCTTTTATCTTTATTTGAAAACACAGACTCCGCAGCCATTCGAGACTCCATCCAAATCCTACATAAAGGGGCTGGAATGAATGGGATGATCCTGGGACAAATGGAAGACATCGAAGAAGAAAAAAATTCCAGCGTCACAGATAAGGAATCCAAACTTTCTTCCATCCATACAAAAAAGACCGGAGCTCTCATTGAAGCATCCTTCCTACTAGGAAATCGACTCCGACCCGATTGGAAAGAAAGAGAGTCCATAATTTCCAGTTATGCGAAGGAAATTGGATTATTATTCCAAATTACCGATGATATTTTGGATGTAGAAGGAAACCTCGAAGATCTCGGGAAAACTCCTGGAAAAGATGCCAAAGCTGGCAAATTAACTTATCCTAGCCTTTATGGAATGGAAACTACCAAAAGATTCAGAGATGAATCTGTCACCAAAGCGATTTCCCTTGTTGCCAACATATCGTCCCTAAACAATGAATTCTTTTTAGGATTACCAAAATACATTGCCGAAAGAAAAAATTAG
- a CDS encoding argininosuccinate synthase, with protein sequence MKEKSAPKKIVLAYSGGLDTSVILAWLKDTYGCEVIAFCADVGQKEELTGLEEKGKNTGASKVYIQDLRLEFARDFIFPAIRGNAIYEMRYLLGTSLARPLIAKAMAEVANKEGADAFSHGATGKGNDQVRFELTFKALSPNLQIIAPWRTWDFGGRADLIEYAKKKGIPVPVTAAKPYSMDRNLMHLSFEGGILEDPYNEPKEDMFILTVSPEKAPDKPTYLELDFENGDCVAIDGKKLNPLEVMETLNELGGKNGVGRVDIVENRLVGIKSRGVYETPGGTILHIAHRDLESITLDRDTQHKKDELSQEFARYIYNGQWYSNQMNALRAYMDYTQKYVNGTVRIKLYKGSCTVVGRKSNKSLYNAGLSTFEKEELYNQYDAEGFINLYGLPMKEWARVNK encoded by the coding sequence ATGAAAGAGAAATCTGCTCCCAAAAAAATCGTTCTCGCTTACTCCGGTGGACTCGATACTTCCGTCATCCTTGCTTGGTTGAAAGATACCTACGGTTGTGAAGTCATTGCTTTTTGTGCCGATGTGGGTCAAAAAGAAGAACTCACAGGCCTAGAAGAAAAAGGAAAAAATACCGGAGCATCCAAAGTGTACATCCAAGACCTACGTTTGGAATTTGCACGAGACTTTATTTTCCCTGCGATTCGCGGAAATGCAATTTATGAAATGCGTTATTTACTCGGTACCTCTCTGGCTCGACCGCTCATTGCCAAAGCAATGGCAGAAGTGGCAAACAAAGAAGGAGCTGATGCTTTCTCTCACGGTGCTACAGGAAAAGGAAATGACCAAGTTCGATTCGAATTAACCTTCAAAGCACTTTCGCCTAACTTACAAATCATTGCTCCTTGGAGAACATGGGATTTTGGTGGGCGTGCAGACCTAATTGAATACGCAAAGAAAAAAGGAATTCCAGTTCCTGTAACAGCTGCTAAACCATATAGCATGGACAGAAACTTAATGCACCTTTCTTTTGAAGGTGGAATTTTAGAAGATCCATACAACGAACCTAAAGAAGATATGTTTATCTTAACCGTATCTCCTGAAAAAGCGCCAGACAAACCAACCTATTTAGAATTGGATTTTGAAAATGGAGACTGTGTTGCTATCGATGGAAAAAAACTAAACCCACTCGAAGTGATGGAAACCTTAAATGAATTAGGTGGAAAAAACGGAGTGGGCCGAGTGGACATCGTAGAGAACCGACTTGTTGGGATCAAATCTCGAGGCGTTTATGAAACTCCTGGTGGAACTATCCTACATATTGCACACCGCGATTTAGAATCCATCACTCTCGATCGAGACACCCAACACAAAAAAGATGAACTCTCCCAAGAGTTTGCTCGTTACATTTACAATGGCCAATGGTATTCCAACCAAATGAATGCTTTACGTGCTTATATGGACTACACTCAAAAATATGTGAATGGAACCGTACGAATTAAATTGTACAAAGGAAGTTGTACAGTTGTGGGACGTAAATCCAACAAATCTCTTTACAATGCAGGACTATCTACATTTGAAAAAGAAGAATTGTACAACCAATATGATGCCGAAGGATTTATCAACCTTTACGGTCTGCCTATGAAAGAGTGGGCAAGGGTAAACAAATAA
- a CDS encoding TlyA family RNA methyltransferase, producing the protein MPKEKIRLDEYLVREGYAIDLKFAQSLILSGSVLVNDVVISKVGTIISTKDTVRTKEKIKTYVSRGAYKLLGAFDSFPTANVQNKTCIDLGSSTGGFCQVLLEKGALRVIAVDVGYGQLAQKIANDPKVTVFDRTHLKDLTLPQLEPLTEETWITMDLSFISLVPVFGSLVSLFQSSPKTIWQGISLFKPQFEVHPSKLDKGVLKDSHHIGYVIRSVWRKIKNLDSKLKFLGLVESPIQGADGNREFLIRWEWKG; encoded by the coding sequence TTGCCGAAAGAAAAAATTAGACTGGATGAATACCTCGTTCGCGAGGGTTATGCGATCGATTTAAAATTTGCACAATCGTTAATCCTTTCTGGGTCTGTACTTGTGAATGATGTGGTCATTTCCAAAGTCGGAACGATCATTTCTACAAAAGATACTGTTCGCACCAAAGAAAAAATCAAAACCTATGTTTCCCGGGGTGCATATAAACTTCTTGGGGCTTTTGATTCTTTTCCAACAGCCAATGTCCAAAACAAAACATGTATTGATTTAGGTTCGTCCACAGGAGGATTCTGCCAGGTTCTTTTGGAGAAAGGTGCCTTACGAGTCATCGCTGTGGATGTAGGCTACGGTCAATTGGCACAAAAAATTGCCAACGATCCAAAAGTCACAGTGTTTGACCGAACCCATTTAAAAGACCTTACCCTTCCCCAATTAGAACCTTTAACAGAGGAAACTTGGATCACCATGGATTTGAGTTTTATTTCCCTTGTTCCCGTTTTTGGTTCGCTCGTTTCTCTTTTTCAATCGAGTCCCAAAACCATTTGGCAAGGGATCTCCTTATTCAAACCCCAATTTGAAGTTCATCCATCCAAATTAGATAAAGGTGTTCTAAAAGATTCGCATCATATTGGTTATGTGATAAGGTCAGTTTGGCGTAAGATTAAAAATTTAGATTCAAAACTAAAATTTTTAGGACTAGTGGAGTCTCCCATCCAAGGTGCTGATGGGAACAGGGAATTTTTGATACGATGGGAATGGAAAGGCTAG
- the coaD gene encoding pantetheine-phosphate adenylyltransferase — MKNIAVYPGSFDPFTNGHLDIIRRAHPLFEEIIIAVAINSKKTSLFSSEERVEMIGKVFKGWDKIKIDTFEGLTVDYCKEKNSRVILRGLRAVTDFDYEYAISLMNKKLAPEIETYFLMADNEYSFVSSTIVKEVARHGRAVSNQVPDIVGEALTKKFSV; from the coding sequence ATGAAAAATATCGCCGTATATCCAGGTTCTTTTGATCCGTTCACAAACGGTCATCTCGACATCATACGGCGAGCTCATCCGTTATTCGAAGAGATCATCATTGCTGTGGCAATTAACTCGAAAAAAACCTCCCTTTTTTCTTCTGAAGAACGAGTCGAAATGATTGGAAAGGTTTTTAAGGGTTGGGACAAAATCAAAATCGATACCTTCGAAGGCCTTACTGTAGACTATTGTAAAGAAAAGAATTCAAGAGTCATATTACGAGGTCTTCGTGCGGTGACAGATTTTGACTACGAATATGCGATTTCACTTATGAACAAAAAATTAGCACCTGAAATCGAAACTTATTTTTTGATGGCGGACAATGAATACTCTTTTGTGTCCTCGACAATCGTCAAAGAAGTAGCAAGACATGGAAGAGCTGTATCCAATCAAGTTCCAGACATTGTGGGCGAAGCCCTTACCAAAAAATTCTCCGTTTAA
- a CDS encoding response regulator, whose product MTKKNILIVEDEPFLGLNIKQKIESFGFHVIAVVPSGDEAFQIVSEKVPDLILMDINLEGSLDGIETAESLREQFSVPVLFLTGFLDETAKHRINQNPSYAYLMKPFTTDQLKEAVSGFTA is encoded by the coding sequence ATGACGAAAAAGAACATCCTCATCGTAGAGGATGAACCCTTCCTTGGACTCAACATCAAACAGAAAATCGAATCTTTCGGTTTTCATGTGATTGCTGTTGTACCTTCTGGGGATGAGGCCTTCCAAATTGTTTCGGAGAAAGTTCCGGATCTAATTCTAATGGATATCAATTTGGAAGGTTCTTTGGATGGAATTGAAACCGCTGAATCTTTACGAGAGCAGTTTTCTGTTCCGGTTTTGTTTCTGACTGGTTTTTTGGATGAGACCGCAAAACACCGAATCAATCAAAATCCTTCTTATGCCTATTTGATGAAACCTTTCACCACCGACCAATTGAAAGAAGCGGTTTCAGGTTTTACCGCCTAA
- a CDS encoding ferredoxin translates to MADKSSKQPENVPGKYYVDQTCVPCNDCIKEAPDILQYSDDESHIFFKKQPTSPVEEKQAKAAMAMCPVDAIGDDGD, encoded by the coding sequence ATGGCAGATAAAAGTAGCAAACAACCCGAGAATGTACCAGGGAAATACTATGTCGATCAGACCTGTGTTCCCTGTAATGACTGCATAAAAGAAGCCCCAGACATATTACAATATAGTGACGACGAAAGTCATATTTTCTTCAAAAAACAGCCCACCTCCCCGGTCGAGGAAAAACAGGCAAAAGCAGCAATGGCTATGTGCCCTGTAGATGCGATTGGCGATGATGGTGATTAA
- a CDS encoding ATP-binding protein gives MLNSKIERLSQLLSHSQNGLVFVDLKSKQVLYVDENTKERLELKNQKTLEIQNLFYDYDLLISEIHTHPQSKSDYKWFLKNENLEKIAVSVHFSSLTEFFDSNTEIYSITINWNHEYAEENSEIIDHLEIPFLQADLNGNIIYANSRLIHFFQLSPDKIHSYNAFDVLCLSENFKNEILKHNVKRMIEFQPQRGKLVSFQLQSFITTKQNKPNEITILLLDLSELQNAERILKYGEDKLRTFFATMNNGFVIINQDAKILEIAPIFKFLLFQVFAFEVGEDIFHFFDEKMKQKLLEVLDLAIESQNVQTTEFEYLLLGEERTFEIRFIPVRRYDPNDKKIMLVFSDITEAKQMDRQLIESMKFASIGEIAAGLAHEINNPLQSALLYLEDLITVDESDPNERRNILKKIESANLRIRDLVKALLDLGRMESPNRDFVSPYYILVRTSELVEVSCRKKNISFTRHAGPNLPGIFVRWQEIEQVLINCVVNSINALSEMDKVRQFPKIELGIDLIKNQKKEWVVFSVEDNGPGIDDDTLEKVFLPLFTTRRNKQGTGLGLSISKKIIAEHGGEIYIKTKEGTGTKVEIYLPAHTDDNG, from the coding sequence ATGTTAAATTCAAAAATTGAAAGGCTATCGCAGCTACTCTCCCATTCCCAGAATGGATTGGTTTTCGTCGATCTTAAATCAAAACAAGTTCTTTATGTAGATGAAAACACAAAGGAACGATTGGAACTTAAGAATCAAAAAACTTTGGAAATCCAAAATCTTTTTTATGACTATGATCTTTTAATTTCTGAAATCCATACACACCCTCAATCAAAAAGTGATTACAAATGGTTCTTAAAAAATGAAAATTTAGAAAAGATTGCCGTTTCTGTTCATTTTTCCTCGTTAACAGAATTTTTTGATTCAAACACAGAAATATATTCCATAACTATCAACTGGAATCATGAGTATGCAGAAGAAAATTCTGAGATCATTGACCATCTTGAAATTCCATTCCTCCAAGCGGACTTAAACGGAAATATCATTTATGCAAATTCACGTTTGATCCATTTTTTTCAACTATCACCTGATAAAATTCATTCTTACAATGCTTTCGATGTACTTTGTTTATCTGAAAATTTTAAAAATGAAATCTTAAAACATAATGTAAAACGGATGATTGAATTCCAACCTCAGCGAGGTAAATTGGTAAGTTTTCAATTACAAAGTTTCATTACGACTAAACAAAATAAACCAAATGAAATCACAATTCTCCTTCTGGATCTTTCAGAGTTACAAAATGCCGAAAGAATTCTTAAATATGGAGAAGATAAATTAAGAACCTTTTTTGCCACCATGAACAATGGTTTTGTGATCATTAACCAAGACGCAAAAATTTTAGAAATTGCTCCTATTTTTAAATTTTTACTATTCCAAGTATTTGCATTCGAAGTTGGGGAAGATATTTTCCATTTTTTTGATGAAAAAATGAAACAGAAATTATTAGAAGTTTTGGATTTAGCAATTGAAAGTCAAAATGTCCAAACTACAGAATTCGAGTATTTACTTCTCGGTGAAGAACGGACTTTTGAAATTCGCTTTATTCCAGTTAGACGATATGATCCCAATGATAAAAAGATAATGTTGGTATTTTCCGATATTACTGAAGCAAAACAGATGGATCGTCAACTGATCGAATCAATGAAATTTGCAAGTATTGGAGAAATTGCCGCTGGCCTTGCGCATGAAATTAACAATCCGCTCCAAAGTGCACTTTTGTATTTGGAGGATTTGATTACCGTAGATGAATCCGATCCTAACGAACGAAGGAATATTTTAAAAAAAATCGAGTCTGCCAATTTACGCATTCGAGATTTAGTAAAAGCTTTACTTGATTTAGGAAGGATGGAGAGTCCTAATCGTGATTTTGTTTCTCCTTATTATATTTTGGTAAGAACAAGCGAACTAGTAGAAGTCAGTTGTCGAAAAAAAAACATTAGTTTTACTAGGCATGCCGGACCAAATTTACCAGGAATTTTTGTTCGTTGGCAAGAAATTGAACAAGTATTAATCAATTGTGTGGTAAACTCAATCAATGCACTTTCAGAAATGGATAAGGTAAGGCAATTTCCAAAAATTGAATTGGGTATCGATTTAATAAAAAACCAAAAAAAAGAGTGGGTTGTCTTTTCAGTAGAGGACAATGGTCCAGGAATCGATGATGATACTTTAGAAAAAGTTTTTTTACCTTTGTTTACAACGAGAAGGAATAAACAAGGAACTGGACTCGGACTTTCGATTTCAAAAAAGATCATCGCTGAACATGGTGGAGAAATCTATATTAAAACAAAGGAAGGAACAGGGACAAAGGTAGAAATTTACCTTCCTGCTCATACGGATGATAATGGATAA
- a CDS encoding hybrid sensor histidine kinase/response regulator, whose amino-acid sequence MDKILIIDDEEDIRIALKRVLSREGYQIELSESATEAIQRISAGETFSVVISDILMSGMSGIDFTKFIAEKQINLPVILVTGNPNLSSAESAIRYHAFEYISKPVDKTQILSVVKRAIEVKNQKDFDLEKLMLSEKLEKALRTQNLDLNRQNAAILNATSDAVITIDSKLIVVSANKSSFDMFRFGTPLDLIGQSVKILFTENKMQKYMSQVSKVLSEEVNKSTLQLSDVTLLRSDNSTFLADIAICSYNLDGDRYYTGVIRDVTQKKQMVEQLIHSERRAFLSVVAASIGHEINNSLTAIQGFVEMASRETADIMLKDRALKVTLNQTEKLRALTSNLLQLGKSLKSNNEKSKTLNLNKEITSVLQVFKETAKLKYCHIKREESENEIPIRMNSDQFALLLSNILLNAADATNNIGTIEIVSYLDQKNAHLIITDDGEGMSQETLDKIYEPYFTTKELGKGTGLGMFVVKQIVDNFEIQLEIESTSGKGSKFHFIFPKVSER is encoded by the coding sequence ATGGATAAAATTTTAATTATAGATGATGAAGAAGACATTCGAATTGCCTTAAAACGAGTTCTCTCGCGCGAAGGATATCAAATCGAACTTTCAGAATCCGCTACAGAAGCAATTCAAAGAATATCCGCAGGAGAAACATTCTCTGTAGTCATTTCAGATATTTTGATGTCGGGAATGTCAGGTATCGATTTTACAAAGTTCATTGCAGAAAAACAAATTAACTTACCAGTAATTTTAGTTACCGGAAACCCAAATTTATCCAGCGCAGAATCTGCCATTCGTTATCATGCTTTTGAATATATTTCTAAACCTGTAGATAAAACACAAATTCTATCGGTTGTTAAACGAGCAATCGAAGTCAAAAATCAAAAAGATTTCGATTTAGAAAAATTAATGTTATCGGAAAAATTAGAAAAGGCACTCCGAACTCAAAACTTAGATTTAAACAGACAAAATGCTGCGATTCTAAATGCAACTTCCGATGCGGTCATTACGATTGATTCTAAGTTAATAGTTGTTTCGGCAAACAAATCCAGTTTTGATATGTTTCGGTTCGGCACACCTTTGGATTTAATTGGCCAATCAGTTAAAATTCTTTTTACTGAAAATAAAATGCAAAAGTATATGAGCCAGGTTTCCAAAGTTCTCAGCGAAGAAGTTAATAAATCTACTCTCCAACTATCTGATGTTACTTTGTTACGTTCTGACAATTCTACTTTTTTAGCAGATATTGCCATTTGTTCTTATAATTTAGATGGTGATCGATATTACACTGGTGTGATTCGTGATGTTACACAAAAAAAACAAATGGTAGAACAACTCATTCATTCTGAACGAAGGGCATTTTTATCAGTTGTTGCTGCAAGTATTGGACATGAAATCAATAATTCTCTCACAGCAATCCAAGGTTTTGTGGAAATGGCTTCTCGAGAAACAGCTGATATCATGTTAAAAGATAGAGCTTTAAAAGTAACACTCAACCAAACAGAAAAATTAAGAGCACTTACTTCCAATTTATTACAACTTGGAAAATCTTTAAAATCTAATAATGAAAAATCAAAAACTTTAAACTTAAACAAAGAAATAACATCGGTACTTCAGGTATTTAAAGAAACTGCAAAATTAAAATACTGCCACATCAAAAGAGAAGAATCAGAGAATGAAATTCCTATTCGTATGAATTCGGATCAATTTGCGTTACTTCTTTCGAACATCTTACTGAATGCTGCTGATGCTACCAATAATATTGGAACCATTGAAATTGTATCTTACTTAGATCAAAAAAATGCTCATCTAATCATTACCGACGATGGGGAAGGAATGTCCCAGGAAACTTTAGATAAAATTTATGAACCTTATTTTACAACAAAGGAACTGGGGAAAGGTACCGGACTCGGAATGTTTGTGGTCAAACAAATCGTAGATAATTTTGAAATTCAGTTAGAAATAGAATCAACTTCTGGTAAAGGATCTAAATTTCATTTTATTTTTCCAAAGGTTTCAGAAAGATAG
- a CDS encoding alpha/beta fold hydrolase — protein sequence MKNMGGKPCFVAMGGHKIFYWKFGNGSKKPIVFFHGLLDESFGFRRVVKELLNDGHPLYVFDLPGYGNSKLPLIKYLYQIDVWADLLLECFEKLELEEICLVGHSMGGLTSQHLVLKDSHKRVQKLILLAPGGIPHPERERMRKILFPKTEKQVVLLLRFLYGEEFPEPGYLFRHTLVTIWNEKPNEFLQENTLRRENEIFFDSKMKGIQIPTLILAGAEDEITPPFMMKKMKSYIKKSKLVWIPKVRHAIHLEKPDVVAENIRIFYNT from the coding sequence ATGAAAAATATGGGGGGAAAACCCTGTTTCGTTGCTATGGGCGGACATAAAATTTTCTATTGGAAATTTGGAAATGGGTCAAAAAAGCCCATAGTTTTTTTCCACGGATTACTTGACGAAAGTTTCGGATTTCGTCGAGTCGTCAAAGAATTGTTAAACGATGGTCATCCACTTTATGTTTTTGATTTACCTGGTTATGGGAATAGCAAACTCCCACTCATTAAATACTTATATCAAATCGATGTTTGGGCAGATTTACTTCTCGAGTGTTTCGAAAAATTGGAGTTGGAAGAAATTTGTCTTGTTGGTCATTCCATGGGTGGCCTCACCTCTCAACATTTAGTTTTAAAAGATTCTCACAAAAGAGTCCAAAAACTGATCCTTCTAGCCCCTGGTGGAATTCCACATCCCGAACGTGAAAGGATGCGTAAAATTCTATTTCCTAAAACAGAAAAACAAGTGGTATTGTTACTTCGTTTTCTTTATGGAGAAGAATTTCCTGAACCCGGGTATTTATTTCGTCATACACTTGTTACTATTTGGAATGAAAAACCTAACGAATTCCTGCAAGAAAATACACTAAGGCGGGAAAATGAGATTTTTTTTGATTCAAAAATGAAGGGAATACAAATTCCTACTTTAATTTTGGCGGGTGCCGAGGATGAAATCACACCACCCTTTATGATGAAAAAAATGAAATCTTATATTAAAAAAAGCAAATTGGTTTGGATTCCCAAAGTTAGGCATGCAATCCATCTAGAGAAACCAGATGTAGTTGCGGAAAATATCCGAATATTCTATAATACTTAA